In Sideroxyarcus emersonii, one DNA window encodes the following:
- a CDS encoding DNA recombination protein RmuC codes for MTLDVILIVAALVLLAVLLAMQFRQPARAAQMLEQQHRAMLTDLHDGLNKQGDRLIAAQAAESERLRAAVSEELRATRDAINTLQARQDGLRSEMLAQTLAKLAEQGRADQELIQNSFRNATQHLATSIETLSKTVDGRLEQIGGKVNERLDEGFKKTNETFVSVMARLATIDEAQKKIDGLTTNVVSLQELLGDKRSRGAFGEVQLEGLVRNILSPQAYEMQYTLPNGSRADCVLKLPEPTGMVAVDSKFPLENYHRMFDAASPAEKLVAEKQFKADVKKHVDDIAGKYIIPDVTSDGAVMFIPAEAVFAEIHAHHSDIVDYAMQRRVWIVSPTTLMAVLNTARAVMKDVETRKQVHIIKDELGKLGKEFGRFDERMKKLADHIRQAHEDAQDVRTTSQKISKRFTSIEQVELEHIAALPPDITAADL; via the coding sequence ATGACGCTGGACGTAATTCTGATCGTTGCCGCGCTGGTGTTGCTGGCCGTGCTGTTGGCGATGCAGTTCAGGCAGCCCGCACGGGCTGCGCAGATGCTGGAGCAACAGCATCGCGCCATGCTGACCGACCTGCATGATGGCCTGAACAAGCAGGGTGATCGCCTGATCGCGGCACAGGCAGCCGAATCGGAACGGCTGCGCGCTGCCGTGAGCGAAGAATTGCGCGCCACCCGCGATGCGATCAATACGCTGCAAGCCAGGCAGGACGGCCTGCGCAGCGAGATGCTGGCGCAGACGCTGGCGAAGCTGGCGGAGCAGGGCCGTGCCGATCAGGAACTGATCCAGAACTCGTTCCGCAATGCCACCCAACACCTGGCAACCAGCATCGAGACGCTGAGCAAGACGGTGGACGGTCGTCTGGAGCAGATCGGCGGCAAGGTCAACGAGCGGCTGGATGAGGGTTTCAAGAAAACCAACGAGACGTTCGTCAGCGTGATGGCGCGGCTGGCGACCATCGACGAAGCGCAGAAGAAGATCGACGGCCTCACCACCAATGTCGTCAGCCTGCAGGAGTTGCTGGGCGACAAGCGCTCGCGCGGCGCGTTCGGCGAGGTGCAGCTGGAAGGGCTGGTGCGCAACATCTTGTCGCCGCAGGCTTATGAGATGCAATACACTCTGCCCAACGGCAGCCGCGCCGACTGCGTGCTGAAGCTGCCGGAACCGACCGGCATGGTGGCGGTGGATTCCAAGTTCCCGCTGGAAAACTATCACCGCATGTTCGACGCGGCGAGCCCGGCGGAAAAACTGGTGGCGGAAAAACAGTTCAAGGCCGACGTGAAAAAGCATGTGGACGACATCGCCGGCAAATACATCATCCCGGATGTGACTTCGGATGGTGCAGTGATGTTCATTCCTGCGGAGGCAGTGTTTGCCGAGATCCATGCGCATCATTCCGATATCGTCGATTACGCCATGCAGCGCCGGGTGTGGATCGTTTCGCCGACCACGCTGATGGCGGTGCTGAATACCGCACGTGCCGTGATGAAGGACGTGGAGACGCGCAAGCAGGTGCACATCATCAAGGACGAACTGGGCAAGCTGGGCAAGGAATTCGGACGCTTCGACGAGCGCATGAAGAAGCTGGCTGACCACATCCGCCAGGCACATGAAGACGCGCAGGATGTGCGCACCACCAGCCAGAAGATTTCCAAACGCTTTACCAGCATAGAACAGGTGGAACTGGAGCATATTGCTGCCCTGCCGCCCGATATTACGGCAGCTGATCTCTGA
- a CDS encoding dienelactone hydrolase family protein, which yields MKRPLYFIGLMFVVAAAHAEVQGKEVSYEADGTRLKGYVAYDDAVQGKRPGVLVVHEWWGLNDYARKRARMLAQQGYTALALDMYGNGKMAHHPDDAQKFSSEVSQNEALAKARFEAALALLKQQKTVDADNIGAIGYCFGGSVVLNMARLGEPLKVVESFHGGLKTSHPAEPGVVKARLASFTGEADPFIPAEQVAAFRQEMEKAGVTPLVVTYPGAMHSFTSPDADKLGKEFKLPMAYDAAADKDSWSKGMALMSEAFKAK from the coding sequence ATGAAAAGACCGCTTTATTTCATTGGCCTCATGTTTGTTGTCGCGGCAGCTCATGCCGAGGTGCAGGGAAAGGAAGTCAGCTATGAAGCCGACGGCACCAGGCTCAAGGGGTATGTCGCCTACGACGACGCGGTACAGGGTAAGCGTCCGGGCGTACTGGTGGTGCACGAATGGTGGGGCCTCAACGATTACGCGCGCAAGCGCGCCCGCATGCTGGCGCAGCAGGGTTACACCGCACTCGCGCTCGACATGTACGGCAACGGCAAGATGGCGCACCATCCGGACGATGCGCAGAAGTTCTCCAGCGAAGTAAGCCAGAACGAAGCCTTGGCCAAGGCACGCTTCGAGGCCGCACTTGCGCTGCTCAAGCAACAGAAGACGGTGGATGCCGACAACATCGGGGCCATCGGCTATTGTTTCGGCGGATCGGTGGTGCTGAACATGGCGCGCCTCGGCGAGCCGCTCAAGGTGGTGGAGAGCTTCCACGGCGGGCTGAAGACATCGCATCCGGCTGAGCCGGGCGTGGTGAAGGCGCGCCTCGCCTCATTCACCGGCGAGGCCGATCCGTTCATCCCGGCCGAACAGGTCGCGGCATTCCGTCAGGAGATGGAGAAGGCCGGCGTTACTCCTCTGGTGGTGACCTATCCGGGGGCAATGCACAGCTTCACCAGTCCGGATGCGGACAAGCTGGGCAAGGAGTTCAAGTTGCCGATGGCCTACGATGCTGCCGCGGACAAGGATTCCTGGAGCAAGGGCATGGCGCTCATGAGCGAAGCGTTCAAGGCTAAATAG
- the typA gene encoding translational GTPase TypA produces the protein MSRALRNIAIIAHVDHGKTTLVDQLLKQSGTFRDNQKVDARVMDSNDLEKERGITILAKNTAIEYNGTHINIVDTPGHADFGGEVERVLGMVNGVLLLVDAVEGPMPQTRFVTKKALALGLKPIVVINKVDRPGSRPDWVLDQTFDLFDKLGANDEQLDFPVIYASGLNGWACLNLNDAPSKGGNASDMNPLFDTVLKHVPTPPGDPEAPLQLQLAALDYSTFTGRLGVGRVLNGRIKPGQQVVVMNHEKQVGSGRINQVLGFQGLDRVPVEGAEAGDIIIISGLEDIGIGVTICDKDKPVGLPMLTVDEPTLTMDFMVNTSPLAGTEGKFVTSRQIRDRLTKELLTNVALRVEDTQDADVFRVSGRGELHLTILLENMRREGFEMAVGKPRVVYKEINGEKCEPYENLSIDLEDEHQGGVMEEIGRRRGELTNMESDGHGRTRLEYHIPARGLIGFQSDFMTMTRGTGLMSHVFDDYGPTKADLPGRHNGVLISQEDGEAVAYALWNLEDRGRMFVSPGDKLYEGMIIGIHSRDNDLIVNPIKGKKLTNVRASGTDEAVRLTTPIKLTLESAVEFIDDDELVELTPKSIRIRKRYLKEHERKRATKSE, from the coding sequence ATGTCCCGCGCCCTTCGCAACATCGCCATCATCGCCCACGTTGACCACGGCAAGACCACTCTCGTCGACCAGCTCCTGAAACAGAGCGGCACCTTCCGCGACAACCAGAAAGTGGATGCCCGCGTGATGGACAGCAACGATCTGGAAAAGGAGCGCGGCATCACCATCCTGGCGAAGAATACCGCCATCGAATACAACGGCACCCACATCAACATCGTCGACACCCCGGGACACGCCGACTTCGGCGGCGAGGTGGAGCGCGTGCTGGGCATGGTGAACGGCGTGCTGCTGCTGGTGGATGCGGTGGAAGGCCCGATGCCGCAGACCCGCTTCGTGACCAAGAAAGCGCTGGCGCTGGGCCTGAAGCCCATCGTGGTGATCAACAAGGTCGACCGCCCGGGTTCGCGTCCGGATTGGGTGCTGGACCAGACTTTCGACCTGTTCGACAAGCTCGGCGCCAACGATGAACAGCTCGATTTCCCGGTGATCTACGCTTCCGGCCTCAACGGCTGGGCTTGCCTGAACCTGAACGACGCTCCCTCCAAGGGCGGCAACGCTTCCGACATGAACCCGCTGTTCGACACCGTACTGAAGCACGTGCCGACACCTCCCGGCGATCCTGAAGCCCCGTTGCAACTGCAACTCGCCGCGCTGGACTACTCCACTTTCACCGGGCGCCTGGGCGTCGGTCGCGTGCTGAACGGACGCATCAAGCCCGGCCAGCAAGTGGTGGTGATGAATCACGAGAAGCAGGTCGGCTCCGGCCGTATCAACCAGGTGCTGGGTTTCCAGGGGCTGGATCGCGTGCCGGTGGAAGGCGCCGAAGCAGGCGACATCATCATCATCTCCGGCCTGGAAGACATCGGTATCGGCGTCACCATCTGCGACAAGGACAAGCCGGTCGGCCTGCCCATGCTGACGGTGGATGAGCCGACGCTGACCATGGACTTCATGGTGAACACCTCGCCGCTGGCGGGCACCGAAGGCAAGTTCGTCACCAGCCGCCAGATCCGCGACCGCCTGACCAAGGAACTGCTGACCAACGTCGCTTTGCGCGTGGAAGACACGCAGGATGCAGACGTATTCCGCGTCTCCGGCCGCGGCGAACTGCACCTCACCATCCTGCTTGAGAACATGCGCCGCGAAGGTTTCGAGATGGCCGTGGGCAAGCCGCGCGTGGTTTACAAGGAGATCAACGGCGAGAAATGCGAGCCGTACGAGAACCTGAGCATCGACCTGGAAGACGAACATCAGGGCGGCGTGATGGAAGAGATCGGCCGCCGCCGCGGCGAACTGACCAACATGGAATCGGACGGCCACGGCCGTACCCGCCTGGAATACCACATCCCGGCGCGCGGCCTGATCGGTTTCCAGTCCGATTTTATGACCATGACGCGCGGCACCGGCCTGATGAGCCATGTGTTCGACGATTATGGTCCGACCAAAGCCGACCTGCCGGGGCGTCACAACGGCGTGCTGATCTCGCAGGAAGACGGCGAAGCGGTGGCCTATGCGCTGTGGAACCTGGAAGATCGCGGCCGCATGTTCGTGTCCCCTGGCGACAAATTGTATGAAGGCATGATCATCGGCATCCACAGCCGCGACAACGACCTCATCGTCAACCCGATCAAGGGCAAGAAGCTCACCAACGTGCGCGCTTCCGGTACCGACGAAGCGGTGCGTCTGACCACCCCGATCAAGTTGACCCTGGAATCGGCCGTGGAATTCATCGATGACGACGAACTGGTGGAACTGACCCCCAAATCCATCCGCATCCGCAAGCGCTACCTGAAGGAACATGAGCGCAAGCGCGCGACAAAATCCGAATAA
- a CDS encoding diguanylate cyclase: MKIGKHISLLWRGSIRRQLILGFALASLALMLGFGYLTLEQQREALYRSSEERASSLAHALAISGTSWAVANDLMGLQEVVQGFARTQDLQRAYFVNTHGEVLASTNPDEVGFFVTDKVSRDMLVSSARDQSILVNQQNLIVVAHPVMAEGRLLGWVRVEMSRDTVNANLSALTRTWAEFILIAVLAVSLIALVLARRLTRGLDHLMQVAAAVEQGLGKRRSDIGRLDEIGVLARHLDSMLDALDQQRKVIHESEARYRFLADNISDVIWIANLETKTWVYMSPSVEKLLGYSAEEVMAMPFAQLLSADSQANVREWIAERSQAFLDGSEGDHVYTDEVEQYCRNGDKLWTEVTTHFARSDAGELILLGVTRNITERKRAEEQIRNLAFYDALTQLPNRRLLQDRFNQVLSACRRNNRYAALMFIDLDNFKPLNDEHGHDVGDILLVEVAHRIVGCVREVDTVSRFGGDEFIVMLSELDADRTISMTQASVVAEKIRQSLGEVYRLGVAQSDGRPDRVIEHHCTASIGVVLFSNHGATQEDLIKLADAAMYQAKSAGRNQVYFADI, from the coding sequence ATGAAGATCGGCAAACACATCAGCCTGTTGTGGCGAGGGTCGATACGGAGGCAGCTGATCCTCGGCTTTGCTCTGGCTTCGCTCGCATTGATGCTTGGCTTCGGTTACCTGACGCTGGAACAGCAGCGAGAGGCCCTGTATCGGTCCTCCGAAGAACGCGCTTCGTCGCTGGCCCATGCGCTCGCCATCAGCGGAACCTCATGGGCCGTGGCGAATGACCTGATGGGCTTGCAGGAGGTGGTGCAGGGATTCGCCCGGACGCAGGATCTGCAACGGGCGTATTTCGTGAATACGCACGGTGAGGTTCTGGCCTCAACCAATCCGGACGAAGTCGGATTCTTCGTGACGGACAAGGTGAGCCGCGACATGCTGGTTTCTTCCGCCAGGGACCAGAGCATACTGGTGAACCAGCAGAACCTGATCGTCGTGGCGCATCCGGTGATGGCCGAAGGCAGGTTGCTGGGTTGGGTACGGGTGGAAATGTCGCGGGATACGGTGAACGCAAACCTGTCCGCGCTGACCCGAACCTGGGCAGAGTTCATCCTGATCGCGGTGCTGGCAGTGTCGCTCATTGCGCTGGTGCTGGCGCGGAGACTGACGCGCGGCCTGGATCATCTGATGCAGGTCGCTGCCGCAGTCGAGCAAGGCCTGGGCAAGCGTCGTTCCGACATCGGCCGGCTTGACGAGATTGGGGTACTGGCGCGCCATCTCGACAGCATGCTGGATGCACTCGACCAGCAGAGGAAGGTGATACATGAAAGCGAGGCGCGCTACCGTTTCCTCGCCGACAACATTTCCGATGTGATCTGGATCGCGAATCTGGAGACCAAGACCTGGGTGTATATGAGTCCCTCGGTCGAAAAATTGCTTGGCTACAGTGCGGAAGAGGTGATGGCAATGCCCTTCGCCCAATTGCTGTCGGCCGATTCCCAGGCCAATGTGCGGGAATGGATAGCCGAGCGCAGCCAGGCGTTTCTGGACGGCAGTGAAGGGGATCACGTGTATACGGACGAGGTCGAGCAGTATTGCCGCAACGGCGATAAGTTGTGGACCGAGGTGACGACGCATTTCGCCAGAAGCGATGCGGGCGAACTGATCCTGCTTGGGGTGACGCGCAACATCACCGAGCGCAAAAGGGCAGAAGAACAGATACGCAACCTGGCTTTCTACGATGCGTTGACGCAATTGCCCAATCGCCGCCTGCTGCAGGATCGCTTCAACCAGGTACTGTCGGCCTGCAGGCGCAACAACCGCTATGCGGCACTGATGTTCATCGACCTGGATAATTTCAAGCCGCTGAACGACGAACATGGGCACGATGTGGGCGATATCCTGCTGGTCGAAGTGGCACACCGCATCGTCGGCTGTGTGCGAGAAGTCGATACGGTTTCGCGTTTCGGCGGCGACGAATTCATCGTGATGTTGAGCGAGCTGGACGCCGACCGGACGATCTCGATGACTCAGGCCAGTGTGGTCGCCGAGAAGATCCGGCAATCGCTGGGCGAGGTTTACCGGCTTGGTGTGGCGCAAAGTGACGGCCGGCCGGACCGCGTCATTGAGCATCACTGTACCGCCAGCATCGGCGTGGTGCTGTTCAGCAATCACGGCGCCACCCAGGAAGACCTCATCAAGCTGGCCGATGCGGCCATGTATCAGGCCAAATCTGCCGGCCGCAACCAGGTGTATTTCGCTGACATATAG
- a CDS encoding phosphate/phosphite/phosphonate ABC transporter substrate-binding protein yields MKWHIVAFAALLIAGCGKQQEETYQPVFSERGANEPREYVVGIHPLHNPKRMVEVYGPLIDYLNTAVPQARFRLEASRNYEEFEKRLYGGQFDFAMPNPYQTVRSLKYGYRVFGKMGNDEMFRGIILVRKDCGIRKVADLKGKAVSYPALSALAATIMVQYYLHTHGINVNKDIENLYVGSQESSIMNVLRGHVAAGATWPVPWKTFQQENPEMAAQLEVKWQTGTLPNNGWVVRDDIPPGLAAKVGKALVDLKQAPEGRAMLERMGITGFERAGNETYDPVRQYLKVFSETVRPVEY; encoded by the coding sequence ATGAAATGGCATATTGTGGCGTTTGCCGCATTGCTGATCGCCGGTTGCGGCAAGCAGCAGGAAGAAACCTATCAACCAGTCTTTTCCGAACGCGGTGCAAACGAGCCTAGGGAGTATGTCGTGGGCATCCATCCCCTGCACAACCCAAAGCGCATGGTCGAGGTATACGGCCCGCTCATCGACTACCTTAATACGGCCGTTCCCCAAGCTCGTTTCCGGCTGGAAGCTTCGCGCAATTATGAAGAGTTCGAGAAGCGGCTCTACGGCGGGCAATTCGATTTTGCCATGCCCAATCCCTACCAGACCGTGCGTTCGCTGAAATACGGCTACCGCGTATTCGGCAAGATGGGAAACGACGAAATGTTCCGCGGCATCATCCTGGTGCGCAAGGACTGCGGCATCCGCAAGGTGGCAGATCTCAAGGGCAAGGCAGTGTCATACCCGGCCTTGTCTGCGTTAGCGGCAACGATCATGGTGCAGTATTATCTGCACACGCACGGCATCAACGTGAACAAGGACATCGAGAACCTGTATGTCGGTTCGCAGGAATCTTCCATCATGAACGTATTGCGCGGCCATGTGGCGGCAGGGGCGACGTGGCCTGTCCCATGGAAGACTTTCCAGCAGGAAAATCCTGAGATGGCGGCGCAACTGGAAGTCAAGTGGCAGACCGGGACATTGCCGAACAACGGCTGGGTGGTGCGCGACGATATCCCGCCAGGACTGGCTGCGAAAGTAGGCAAAGCGCTGGTTGACCTGAAACAGGCTCCGGAGGGACGCGCGATGCTGGAAAGAATGGGCATCACCGGATTTGAGCGGGCCGGCAACGAGACTTATGACCCGGTGAGGCAATATCTCAAGGTCTTTTCCGAAACCGTGCGGCCCGTCGAATACTGA
- a CDS encoding DEAD/DEAH box helicase has protein sequence MSENIIETAAPAAAENVASFATLGLTPAILKAVQDAGYTVPSPIQAQAIPEALAGRDLMASAQTGTGKTAAFILPALQRLSVESAVRSKGPRILVLTPTRELAQQVSDAANKYGKNMRVKVVSILGGMPYPLQNKLLSGFVDILVATPGRLIDHIERGRIDFSRLEMLVLDEADRMLDMGFIDDVERIAAATPATRQTLLFSATLDGVIGNLAQRLLKEPKRISITSSKARHENIEQRLMYVDDMAHKNRLLDHILRDVELNQAVVFTATKRDADTLADELSAQGHAAAALHGDMNQRERNRTLLNLRKGNVRVLVATDVAARGIDVSGISHVINFDLPKFAEDYVHRIGRTGRGGASGIAVSFASNRDAMHLKKIERYTGQAIQPHTIAGLEPKFKPRPASSQPRSGAGRSNGGGFGRHSAPDSRHGHPQGQRREGHKHSRFSNDSGPRGNNFGQGNANGNVNGNRAPTGQHAGARRPQGTSFALGRGHNSNPNGNKR, from the coding sequence GTGTCTGAAAATATCATTGAAACTGCAGCACCTGCCGCTGCCGAAAACGTCGCCTCTTTCGCCACGCTGGGACTGACTCCCGCCATTCTGAAAGCCGTGCAGGACGCCGGCTACACCGTGCCTTCGCCGATCCAGGCACAGGCCATCCCCGAAGCGCTGGCCGGACGCGACCTGATGGCTTCCGCCCAGACCGGCACCGGCAAGACCGCCGCATTCATCCTGCCAGCCCTGCAACGCCTGTCGGTCGAATCGGCCGTGCGCAGCAAGGGGCCGCGCATCCTGGTGCTGACCCCGACACGCGAACTGGCGCAACAGGTCTCCGACGCTGCCAACAAGTACGGCAAGAACATGCGCGTCAAGGTGGTGAGCATCCTCGGTGGCATGCCCTATCCGCTGCAGAACAAGCTGCTGTCGGGATTCGTTGACATCCTGGTGGCCACACCGGGCCGCCTGATCGACCACATCGAACGCGGCCGCATCGATTTCTCGCGACTGGAGATGCTGGTGCTGGACGAAGCAGACCGCATGCTGGACATGGGTTTCATCGACGATGTGGAGCGCATCGCCGCAGCCACGCCGGCGACACGCCAGACCCTGCTGTTCTCCGCCACGCTGGACGGCGTGATCGGCAACCTGGCCCAACGCCTGCTGAAAGAACCCAAACGCATCTCGATCACTTCGAGCAAGGCGCGCCACGAGAACATCGAACAGCGCCTGATGTATGTGGACGACATGGCGCACAAGAACCGCCTGCTCGACCACATCCTGCGCGACGTGGAACTGAACCAGGCGGTGGTGTTCACCGCCACCAAACGCGACGCCGACACGCTGGCTGACGAGCTGTCCGCCCAAGGCCACGCTGCCGCCGCCCTGCACGGCGACATGAACCAGCGCGAACGCAACCGCACGCTGCTCAACCTGCGTAAAGGCAACGTGCGCGTGCTGGTCGCCACTGACGTCGCCGCACGCGGGATCGACGTCTCCGGCATCTCGCACGTCATCAATTTCGACCTGCCCAAGTTTGCTGAAGACTATGTACACCGCATCGGCCGCACCGGCCGCGGCGGCGCTTCCGGCATCGCCGTCTCGTTCGCGTCCAACCGCGACGCGATGCACCTGAAAAAGATCGAACGTTACACCGGCCAAGCCATCCAGCCGCACACCATCGCCGGCCTGGAGCCCAAGTTCAAGCCAAGGCCCGCTTCCTCGCAACCGCGCAGCGGCGCAGGCCGCAGCAACGGTGGCGGCTTCGGTCGCCATTCCGCCCCGGACAGCCGTCATGGGCATCCGCAAGGACAGCGCCGCGAAGGCCACAAGCACAGCCGTTTCAGCAACGATTCCGGCCCGCGTGGCAACAACTTCGGGCAAGGCAATGCGAACGGCAATGTCAATGGCAACCGTGCCCCGACCGGACAGCACGCCGGTGCGCGACGCCCCCAGGGCACCAGCTTCGCCCTTGGCCGTGGCCATAACAGCAACCCCAACGGCAACAAACGCTAG
- the map gene encoding type I methionyl aminopeptidase: MYVSSIDIMPISIKTPQEIEKMRIAGRLAGEVLDYITPFVQAGITTAELDRLCHNYMVDVQGCIPAPLNYAPGGHTPYPKSICTSINHQVCHGVPSDKKLKNGDIVNLDITTIKNGYHGDTSRMFCVGEPSIQAKRLCEVTYEAMWRGIRMVKPGAHLGDIGHAIQTFVEGLGYSVVREFCGHGIGSKFHEEPQVLHYGKAGTGVKLEPGMIFTIEPMVNAGKKDIKQLGDGWTIVTKDHSLSAQWEHTILVNETGFEVLTLSAGSPPIPA; the protein is encoded by the coding sequence CTGTACGTTTCTTCCATAGACATCATGCCCATCAGCATCAAGACCCCGCAGGAAATCGAAAAGATGCGCATCGCAGGCCGCCTGGCCGGCGAGGTACTCGACTACATCACGCCCTTCGTGCAAGCCGGCATCACTACCGCTGAGCTCGACAGGCTGTGTCACAACTACATGGTGGACGTGCAAGGCTGCATCCCTGCCCCACTCAACTACGCACCGGGCGGACATACCCCCTATCCCAAATCCATCTGCACCTCGATCAACCATCAGGTGTGCCACGGCGTACCCAGCGACAAAAAACTGAAGAACGGCGATATCGTCAACCTCGATATCACCACCATCAAGAACGGCTACCACGGAGACACCAGCCGCATGTTCTGCGTCGGCGAGCCGTCGATCCAGGCCAAACGCCTGTGCGAAGTCACCTATGAAGCGATGTGGCGCGGCATCCGCATGGTCAAGCCGGGCGCCCACCTCGGCGACATCGGGCATGCCATCCAGACGTTCGTCGAGGGGCTGGGCTACAGCGTCGTGCGCGAATTCTGCGGCCACGGCATCGGCAGCAAGTTCCATGAAGAACCGCAGGTGCTGCACTACGGCAAGGCCGGCACAGGCGTCAAGCTCGAGCCCGGCATGATCTTCACCATCGAACCGATGGTCAATGCCGGCAAGAAAGACATCAAGCAGCTTGGCGACGGCTGGACCATCGTCACCAAGGACCACAGCCTGTCGGCACAATGGGAACATACCATCCTGGTCAACGAAACCGGCTTCGAAGTGCTGACCCTGTCCGCTGGTTCTCCCCCCATCCCGGCCTGA